The Electrophorus electricus isolate fEleEle1 chromosome 4, fEleEle1.pri, whole genome shotgun sequence region CAGCTGTGAAAAAGAATTGTTGAAAACAGCTTTGCAGCTGTTTATAACAACGTCAGGGGACCATAGCAGGAAGAGAACGCATTGCTCTCCCGGGtgctgaaaaacaaaccaagcacCACATACCTCTATAACTACCCAAGCACCAAAttcctctgttttgttttttttatataaaatagtgGACTCAAGACTTTTCCATGCTGCCTATATCCTGTGAGACGTCTCATGAACGCCGACGTTAGGGAAGGCGAGTGCATCTGACTCACCTCTTTGTTGACAAAGCAGTACAGGATGGCGACAAGCAGCCCCTGTGAACACAGCAGAAACCAGTCAGAGGAGCGGGACACATCCCCCAGCGACGTGCCCTACGAGGACGAGGGAGCACCGGCTCTCGGTCTTGCGCTCTCATTCATGAAGCTTAACGCACCGAACTGTGTGAAGTGTGATCGAAAGCTCTTTGGGTGACTGAAGCAAAGGCTAACAAAGCAGACAGATACACAGTGCATCAGTGGCTGAAGGCATCTCACCGGGACTGTGAAGCAAAGACCGGATAGTGAAACACTGGCTCACTAACTATGCACGCACTCTGAATGGCACCAACTATAATTAGGAACTGAGGTGGGAATTCCCATAACGGTACATGTGAATCATGAACGTGGgatctttctcttctttgttgctttctttctctctcccactcttgctttttcactcctttttctcactccatctctctgccctCCTCCCTTCTCACTACTGTTGTGattgttggtttttttgttgttgttttttttaatcaggacATTTCCACTGACTGGGTGACGTGTCCGCCACACACCGCCGCTGTGTTCCACGCTGCTGTCGTTCTCCGCCTGTCGGTGAGTCGGCGTGATTGCGATGCCTGTTTTCTCGCTGTGGTTATACCCGACAAAGCGAGACACCTACGGCGAGATTGCTCTGTGCTGGGAGCTGGACGTGCTCTTGGTGCCTCTGAACTAAGAGAGAACACATCACTGTTTCGGTCTTTACTCGGACTCTCTGCGCTCCACACGGCGTGCTGCCTGGTTTAGTGTCACCTGTTTAATACCGAGCTGCATAAACAGCTTACTGTCAGTGTTGCAGGATGTGGAGGGCCTTCCTGTCTGACCTGGAATGAGCTGAAGAAGAGGTCGATGAAGAGCTTGGTCAGGCGCAGGGAGTTGGCGCCGTTTGAGGTAGACTCGTCGGTGACGAAGGAGAACAGGACCAGGTGGCTACCGAGCAGGGGgatgagtgtgagggtggacTTCGCCAGCCTGTGAGAGGAAAGTGATGAGGATGAGATGACACAGCTCTCAGAGGCAACCTGGCTGTGTGAAGCCGCCCGGCACCCACCGTAGCTTGTAGTCGGAGTATCTCATTTGGTGTGCCCTCAGCTTGGACATGAGGATCTTAATGATGTGTATGAAGATCAAGAAATTGATCTGGACAGAAGACAGAAGCAGGATCCGGGTCAGACATTTCCAGAAACAGCTCAGCAGTGCTATGTTGTGCTGGGATAACACACTGAGCTCTTAGTGCTCAGCGCCACGGTAATTCAGCCACAACTGCTGGGCAAGGgactgggaggggaggggattcGGTGGGGAGGTTGAGGGgactgggaggggaggggaggggattcGGTGGGGAGGTTGAGGGgactgggaggggaggggattcGGTGGGGAGGTTGAGGGGACTGGGAGAAGAGGGGATTCGGTGGGGAGGTTGAGGGGACTGGGAGGGGAGAGGATTCGGTGGGGAGGTTGAGGGgactgggaggggaggggattcGGTGGGGAGGTTGAGGGgactgggaggggaggggattcGGTGGGGAGGTTGAGGGGACTGGGAGGGGAGAGGATTCGGTGGGGAGGTTGAGGGgactgggaggggaggggattcAGTGGGGAGGTTGAGGGGACTGGGAGGGGAGAGGATTGGGAGTGGAAGTGACActtcttttaaataatgttcaAAATAGGCGAGAGGCTGAAATGTCTTGAAAACACTGCGGACCCTCTCAAGCGTGGCGGACCTTGTCAGACGCCGAGCACTCCAGAGTGCACCGACTGTGCAGAAaagaaatgcatgcaaatgaTGTCTCTGAGCTATTATCATTCAGAGACAATGACAACGCTAATGCAAGAATGCAAGAGTAATAACAGAATCCCTTGAATTTCATCCACAGAAACATGAAAATCTATCAAAATGACAGCTTCAGGATTACCCAAGAGCTGAAACTTCACATCTGCTATATAGCGGAAAGCACTTTAATCTGAATGGTTTAAAGCTTTGCCAAGTGAGATGTAATTTGATgcagaagactttgtgcagatGAGTGTAAGAAATAGATTGTGTTCTCTTTATGACATCTCCTTTcctgttgtgtgcgtgtgtgcgcgtgtgtgtgcgtgtgtgcgcgtgtgtgtgcgtgtgtgcgcgtgtgtgtgtgtgtgtgtgcgcgtgcgtgcgtgcgtgcatgtgtgtgtgcgtgtgtgcacgtgtttttctgtgtgtttgcgtcaTGCCGACCAGAGTTCAGCTAAGAGAGGTGCTTAATAAGTTGAGCATAATGCACCGATATCCTCCAGATCAGAGGACAGTGCGATCCAGGCTGCCTGCAGGAGGGTGGACGGGAGTAGGTGAACAGCAGGGTGACTCACCAGCACCGCCAGCAAGATGGAAGAGCGAATAATCCACCAGTACTCCATGTTTAAGTTCTGCTCCCAGCAGCTAGAGACGGATAAGAAATAACATGGATCAAAGAGCAGGTGTTACCCGCATGCATGTCCAgtcacacggacacacacacacacacacacacactctctctctacagacAGTAGTATTAGTACTACTGACAGTAGTTTATCACCAGATAATAACTAAGCTATTTCACTGCCTCAACCCTTCCCACTACTTACACTGAGACTCATGGGACTTCGGGACCCATGTTGGCAGATAGTTGGAGTGGCAGCGGGAGAAGAGATAAAAGCATCTGGGTAGCTCAGTGCAGCTATAGGGGAGGGCACCATGTTCTAGAGGGGCAGCAGGGGCGGAAACACAGGCCAGGGGAACCGGCGGGTGACTAGAACTGGTTGCACCTGAGGCTCGTTGAAGGAAGTGACAAAATTGACATTTATGGCTAACTTCAGTGAGACGCAGATGCTGATTCACCCAGGCTGTCTCTCCACCCTTTGAGGACGCTTAGCCATgccccactgccacacacacacacatatacactgaaGGGCCTTCTTAGAGATAAAACATTCTCTTAATTTTTGTTAATACAGGATTCTATCCTGGCagtttttactgttatttttattttgttatagaGTCTAAATATCCAAATCCAAACACTAAAGGGTTGACATTACTCAAATTGCACAAACCTCTGCCAAATGTCACTGATTTAAAAACCCGATAGACTTCTCTGTTACCATTAAAAAATGAGCACATATTTTGAGCAGCCCTGTCTCTAAGATGTCCTTAGATGAAAACATGTCCAGCTGAAGCACTTCTCGAAACCCATCCAGAGAATAACACAGGCCACGTGATCTATGCACTATgtcaaaaatgcataaaacgCCTCCTTAGGTTCGAAGTAAAGAACCTTCTCTGCATACCATCACCGTGCCCAGTAGCACTGACACAGCGGACcggctggccccgccccctccctgcGCACCTCTTGTGCAGCTGCAGATGGAGAAGCTGAAGTGTCGACCTCCAGCCTCCCGTCCACATGCGCAGACACAGGGACGGGCTCACTGGTTCATTTTTCACTGGGTTACATTGGACAGAGGCCACGAGGGCAATAAGACCATCCAGACAGGCCCAGCGCAGTGAGGCTACACGCGGCCGGCCGGGCGCTGCTGCCCCCGAGCCCCTGCGGTACTTCACAGAGTGCTGATATGGTCCATATGGGCATAGGTATGAACTTACTTCTCATTCTCATACAGGTATTTCACAATGATCCAGGGCAGGACAAAGATGAGCGGTGCTCCTGTGAGAGAAGGAAGGCTATGAGAGACACAGCAGATGCCACggaacaccacccacaccaccacccacaccacccacaccaccctcgcCACCAGCATTCTTTCATACACCTTCGCTACAAGCTGGCCACAAGGACGAAAATGAGCCTCAAACATACAGAAGCATAATATTTAAGAAATTTAATGAATATGTTTGAAAGAGATAAAATATTCACCAAATGCAACATCGGTCTTATGATTAGGGTAAACCATCTCTTATTTGAGGTATTAGATTTATTGGTAATGTTCAAGATCATTTCACGTTTTAAGTCACTGTATGTTTCCATGCTCTGGAGCCCTCACCCCAGCCAATGCACAGGTACACGCCGAGGTGGTTCCCCTCGGTTAGGAAGGTCACAGCCAGCAGGTTGTGCAGGTAGATGCCTTCTACCAACAGCCAGTAGCTGTTAGCTATGACACTATACTGcatcatcaccatggcaacccgGCACCCGATGGCAGTCTGCAAAACAACACGCTATTAAAGGTCCTGGTGCCTTGAACGAGTGACACCGAAACGTGCTTGTGTTGTTTAATGGACTCTTTTACCCAAATTGACAAATCCACAAACTGATGACACAGTAATCTAAAACAACTTACTCAAGAGTATAAAGGTCGTTACTCAGTGACGTTCAGTTACAGAACTCACGGACCCTTCACCTCAGCAACCTATGACCTTAGGGACTCTGTCTGCTGGCCTACTATCAACACAACCATTCTAACAACACAGTGGGTCACCATGACTGAATAGTGATAGACAAAGTTTAAAACAGTGTCAAAGGTCACAACAGTCCTGGACTGCACAGTTAGCTCTGATCTACACAGACTCTTTCTGACCATTATAAGCTGTTATAAGATGTCATAAGCTCTGTTAGAgccaacaaccccccccccccccccccccccccaaccagtGAAGAAACAATGAAGCAGCACGCTGACTTCATTCTTCATGAGCTGCTCCATGTCCAGGTCCGTGGTGATATCCGGGTCAATGTTGAGGTGAGGCCGATCCAGCAGCACGTCTTTGATGAGGATGGACGAGGCTCGCAGGATGAAGGAAGCAAACAGGTTCATGTGGATGTTGTTCCTCATACAGTGAAGCTTCCTGGAAGTACATCACAGCCCCTGTGAGGCAAGTGCTAGTGAAGCCCACTGACTGAGAGGTTTTTTACCAATTGATTTAGAtatcaatcagtcaatcaatcattcaATCCCCACTGAGAcagaatatatattatttaactCAGTGATGAGGGCAGGGGagcaaaacctttttattttgtaaggaACCACAAGGTCATGAAAGGTCATCAGACAACCACCTGCTACAGGGGTGTACTGGCTCATTGACAGACAAACCCAGCCTCCTTTTCTGAATCGAAATGTATAATGTCatagtaataacaacaaaaacaacaatgcaATAATATTGCCACAAAAATGCCACAAAGTTCTCACCAgcaaataataattaatcattaatagaAAACAGGAATAATCTAGTGATATTGTTAGAAtgagagaattttaaaaattaaaaaactgatggcaaatatatttttcaatgTCTTGTGTCCGTTCTTGGTACCTTTATCAGTCCAGCAACAGTAACCTAAGTGAATGGTACAGGAGATGCCTGTAGTCACCAAAGACTAAGAATCTGGGTAAGTTTGACTCAGGGCACCTGCGGCTGATATCATCTGAGAGCACAGACACTTTTATCACTGGATCTGTGTGTTATAGCAGCCTTTTCCCTATGGGCCAGTTGGGGTTTGTTGAGGGAACATGTCTGGCCCCAAGAGCAGTGGACTGTTGTGAGATGGAGTGCCAGGGTGTGTGTAACTGTTACCTGAAGGCCACCAGGATGCCCAGTGCCAAGACCAGTGCCCCCAGTGAAAGAGAGTAACCTACAGTGTACATGGTGCGGAACTGACCCAGGACCTTCCCGTAGTACTGCTATaaacacacaagagcacacacacccagaaacaAACATAGAACTTTTTAGTTTCCTTCTGTGCCCATGGGAGTTGCAATGCTGCTTCTGCCGTAACCTCTGTACATACCAATCAAATGTTTGTCGGACATACCATGTCCTTCTGGACCGGGTCATTTAGCTCACACTCGCTGGCGTTCGACTGCTTCGCCCACTGTCCCCCAGCGTCACAGTCCAAATACACCAGGCCTTGCTGGactggaataaacacacacagtgcgtgcacgcatacacatgcacacacataaacatacaccatattttctctttaagcacaaaacaaaactaatgtTTCACGgttttatttatagaaaaaatATTGAGACGGTCATGGTTTTCCCCCTATGGCATTACGGTTCCCGTTGGGCTGAGATGAGTTATTTGGTTTGTTTCATGTCTTGGTAATCccagtatgtttttgttttgtattctcTTGATTTCTCTGAGTATTCCTGTGTTTCCCTGTTTGTTCTGTCAACTTTCTGAGTATGTTGTGGCTTTGCTGCCATCCTTGTGTGTTGTGAATTTCTCCATGTGGATAAGGCTCTTGTTACCACTGTGAGTTCCATGTTCGTATTATCCCAGTGTTTTGCTTGTGTTCTATGTTTCACTTTAGTTTGTAGTATGTCTTTGGTTATGTTTCATTTTGGCACAGCTCTTCGCCGTGGACTGTTAGGCGACTAGTGAGGAAGGATTTGCCCTTACTAAATGTTGCTTCTCACCACACTCTGTCACAGGGATCTTCCTTCAAAACATAGTTTCCAAGTTCACTCTTGTAGCAAACAGTATGGGTTTTAACACACCTGGATTCAACTCAAAGACCTGCAGAAAACACCTGCCACTTTTTGTGCTTTGAGTGATCCTCAAATAACACTGCTCTTAAGTTGTATAAATACTTACTTTATGAATTTTGTATAACCCCTTATAAAGTATGTTGTGTAATGTAAGTTCTCCAGATCACGTTACCTGCATGTACGTGTTTGCTTTTTTCAGGTGCACAAACTGCATGTACAGAACACTTGTAAAAAAGCAGTGATTCCCATTGAAatgcaagtacacacacacacacactaacccagcCCCCATTcatgctctacacacacacacacacacacacacacacacacacacacgcgcgcgcacacgcacacacacggtttcGCTCCCTTCTCCTGCATTCCTGCATTCTTACCTGTTCTGTACCAGGGCAGGTACCAGGGGCAGGGTACGCTCACCGTGGTGTTGGGCAACCCATCTGGCCAGCAGGCGTACTTATTAAACGTCCGGTTGCACACAAGACCTGGACGACAGAAGCCATTCATAAATCAGAGGAGCCCCGGGTGGAGGATAGTCAGCTGTGAAAATCTCATTACACCTCCCTTTCCACTAATCCTGGGTGACTGGACTTCTGTCCCTTGTCAATAGGTCAAGAGTGTCAGGTTTCTCAGACGAAGAGTGCCAACCAATCAGCAGTCAGATATCCCCAGCCTAATGACAAGGCCTGTGTTCAGTTGCAGGGCACAGGGCTGCAGCAGGGGCGCCCCTATATCCCTCATGCAGAGCCTCAGGTGATCCTACCTACTCAGGTGATGTGCCTATACTCTAATGAGCTGCAGCTTTCATTGTGGCCACAAAGGCTTGGGGCGACATGTTCCTGCAACAGTCTGCAGCCCCTGACCAGGTACATCAAACTAAGAGCTACAGGACTTTGATCTGGCCAGCATGCGCACAGAAGTTATGCAGGGTTCTGTGGTGATGGCAGTCAGACAATGTCTAATGAAAGGCTGAAGAGAAAAGCTTACCTGTGACTGGTGATTCTCTGCTGTTATTTTGGAGACATTCATCTTTATACATCATCCATCTCGTCACTAAATTCTTCATGAACGAAGCTGAGGATACCTGTGTAACGCAGCCATGACAACACAATTCTGTAGTTTGGGTCACATGTGAGTCTGTAGTTCAGGATACAAGTGAGTCTGTAGTTCAGGATATATGTGAGTCTGTGGGTCAGGTCACATGTGAGTCTGTGGGTCAGGATACATGTGAGTATGTAGGTCAGGATACGTGTGAGTGTGGGTCAGGGTGTGGGTCAGAGTACGTGTGTTTTGGTCATGCATCACGTCTGCTGCACTAGCACTGCTCTGCTGGCCCACAGTGCACTGTGATATTGAAGAGTGCAGAACTGGGTTTCTTTGGAGTCACTCTGCAGCATGGCTACTGTTCTCAAAACACAGCGATTGCACTAATTAGGCTTATACAAGGGAGAAAACCCTATAACGAGTgtctgagaaaaagagaagcgAGGAGATCGAGAtgagaaaaactgaaaagagaGCTTGAAGATGGAAAACCAAAGATGAAGGTgaaaatggagggagagagagagtcagagagagaaagaaaccaaCAGCAAGAGTGATATATAGAAGatagacaataaaaaaaagtacaaaaagtaCAAATAGAACAAATAattaagcagagagagagagagagagagagagagagagagagagagctaaccTGGGTGAAGGAGCAGAGTATGAACAGGCTCTGAAGCAGGAGCACCTGTGACATCCCTTCGCTGTTCAGCTGGATATAACGTTGGGCGCTCGGCagtagagggtgggggtgaaAGAGGGTGGATGAGCTGGGGCTTACCTCATAAGAGGGCTTCACCCGGGGCCCCCACGGTGCCTGCGCTGGAAATggcacacacagcatcacatgCAGACTCACTTAACAAAGCTGCAGAACAGCAGTTTCGGTCTGAGCATAACTAGTTTTACCCATTGATCGGACTGTACAGCATAGGAGCACCGTGCAGCACTTAACAGGGGTTAAAGTACAAACACCTCGTTAAATTCACTGTCTCTGGGTGTAATTAGAACACTGTGCCTAAgacacatcagacacatcacCTGAGAGCACCTCTGATGTCGTTTTCCTGCCCGGTTAAAATCCACACAGTGCAGCCGCTTACTTAAAAGTCCTGCAGTACCAGTGCACTGATCCAAATAAGGGCTCCTCATAGATTACAATTG contains the following coding sequences:
- the gcgra gene encoding glucagon receptor isoform X2, coding for MSQVLLLQSLFILCSFTQVSSASFMKNLVTRWMMYKDECLQNNSRESPVTGLVCNRTFNKYACWPDGLPNTTVSVPCPWYLPWYRTVQQGLVYLDCDAGGQWAKQSNASECELNDPVQKDMQYYGKVLGQFRTMYTVGYSLSLGALVLALGILVAFRKLHCMRNNIHMNLFASFILRASSILIKDVLLDRPHLNIDPDITTDLDMEQLMKNETAIGCRVAMVMMQYSVIANSYWLLVEGIYLHNLLAVTFLTEGNHLGVYLCIGWGAPLIFVLPWIIVKYLYENENCWEQNLNMEYWWIIRSSILLAVLINFLIFIHIIKILMSKLRAHQMRYSDYKLRLAKSTLTLIPLLGSHLVLFSFVTDESTSNGANSLRLTKLFIDLFFSSFQGLLVAILYCFVNKEVQSEIVKRWKRWKLGKDIEEEYRHTYSNTVHVPTSVLVHHAPAKSDVTHMTSALPCPEEKNLLRLSCQNGTGIREKGCLQSISPPQEGAQVEEPTLGHNESNL
- the gcgra gene encoding glucagon receptor isoform X1, producing the protein MHSNSAAPVTLCCLQTGTEWNLKRFSQKCCHAKDVFCRNVSDFVAFSDFGRKQEMACAVGRWAAQAPWGPRVKPSYEVSPSSSTLFHPHPLLPSAQRYIQLNSEGMSQVLLLQSLFILCSFTQVSSASFMKNLVTRWMMYKDECLQNNSRESPVTGLVCNRTFNKYACWPDGLPNTTVSVPCPWYLPWYRTVQQGLVYLDCDAGGQWAKQSNASECELNDPVQKDMQYYGKVLGQFRTMYTVGYSLSLGALVLALGILVAFRKLHCMRNNIHMNLFASFILRASSILIKDVLLDRPHLNIDPDITTDLDMEQLMKNETAIGCRVAMVMMQYSVIANSYWLLVEGIYLHNLLAVTFLTEGNHLGVYLCIGWGAPLIFVLPWIIVKYLYENENCWEQNLNMEYWWIIRSSILLAVLINFLIFIHIIKILMSKLRAHQMRYSDYKLRLAKSTLTLIPLLGSHLVLFSFVTDESTSNGANSLRLTKLFIDLFFSSFQGLLVAILYCFVNKEVQSEIVKRWKRWKLGKDIEEEYRHTYSNTVHVPTSVLVHHAPAKSDVTHMTSALPCPEEKNLLRLSCQNGTGIREKGCLQSISPPQEGAQVEEPTLGHNESNL